From Betaproteobacteria bacterium, a single genomic window includes:
- a CDS encoding RNA-directed DNA polymerase: protein MILRSMAADMRVPVAYIELIATTASHRYKIYRIRKRTGGTREISHPSKELKGLQRWLVLHVFSQLPIHDSVYSYRNGLSIRDHAEVHKRNNYLVRIDFKDFFPSITAKDVARLLLANRQNLPLTITAADLKAICWIACRNGRLTIGAPSSPVISNAVLYPLDEYWFNTCEQRGISYSRYADDIYLSTNAPNVLATIYKEIRKDLEEREWPKLQINQRKVVFTSRKHNRNVTGLILTSDRRVSIGHKKKRWLRSQVFKFMEGQLPAEQVSYLRGYLSFAKSVEPSFLTRLRKKYGASVIHQIANIQPMQLKLVKVRKK from the coding sequence ATGATTCTGCGAAGCATGGCAGCAGACATGCGAGTTCCCGTGGCTTATATTGAATTGATAGCTACGACCGCCAGTCATCGATACAAGATTTACCGAATTCGAAAGCGCACCGGGGGAACTCGGGAGATTTCACATCCTTCGAAGGAGCTTAAGGGCCTACAAAGATGGCTTGTGCTTCACGTGTTCTCACAATTGCCGATTCACGATTCGGTTTATTCGTATCGAAACGGACTTAGTATTCGCGATCACGCCGAGGTACATAAGAGGAACAACTACCTCGTTCGGATAGACTTCAAGGATTTCTTCCCCTCCATTACCGCAAAGGACGTGGCTCGTCTCCTGCTCGCGAATCGTCAGAATCTCCCACTGACCATCACGGCGGCAGACTTGAAGGCCATTTGCTGGATCGCCTGCCGTAATGGTCGCTTAACGATTGGAGCACCTTCGTCCCCTGTTATATCTAATGCTGTGCTTTATCCGCTCGACGAATATTGGTTTAACACCTGCGAGCAACGAGGAATTTCTTATTCTCGTTATGCAGATGACATTTACCTGTCAACTAACGCGCCGAATGTTTTGGCCACAATATACAAAGAAATACGCAAAGACCTCGAAGAGCGCGAATGGCCGAAATTGCAAATTAACCAGAGAAAAGTTGTCTTTACTTCCCGTAAACACAATCGAAACGTTACTGGCCTGATCCTCACGTCGGATCGACGTGTTTCGATCGGGCACAAGAAAAAAAGATGGCTCCGATCACAGGTGTTCAAATTTATGGAGGGTCAACTACCTGCGGAGCAGGTCTCCTATCTTCGTGGATATTTATCGTTTGCCAAATCGGTAGAACCAAGTTTTCTCACTAGACTCAGAAAAAAGTACGGCGCTAGCGTGATTCATCAAATCGCCAACATTCAACCGATGCAGCTCAAATTGGTTAAGGTACGAAAGAAGTGA
- a CDS encoding DUF2281 domain-containing protein encodes MNMTSQHEQALIEKLKRLPPERIAEVEDFVDFLQSRDDARGLTRAAMKSSEAAFGRVWDNEDDAAYDQL; translated from the coding sequence ATGAATATGACCAGCCAGCATGAACAAGCACTCATCGAGAAACTCAAACGACTGCCGCCGGAGCGCATTGCGGAGGTGGAGGACTTTGTGGATTTCCTGCAAAGCCGGGACGATGCACGTGGACTCACCCGCGCAGCGATGAAGTCCTCGGAAGCCGCCTTCGGACGTGTCTGGGACAACGAAGACGATGCCGCCTACGACCAGCTATAG
- a CDS encoding ABC transporter ATP-binding protein: MAEVRLHGVTKRFGDVAAIDNLSLDIADGELLVLLGPTGAGKTTTLRMVAGLERPDAGRVEIGGQDVSVEPPAVRDVAFVFQQYSLYPHLTVFDNLAFPLRSPARRLPEDQVRKRVQEVAALLHIESKLANKATRLSGGEMQRVAIGRALVRAPSIYLMDEPLSSLDAKLRAELRLELKRIQVELGATILYVTHDQIEAMTMASRIGVIAEGRLVQIGTPREIYEQPGNLYVATQLGTPPINLIPVDLLPAPQAPREARMIGARTEQLRIGVANGSANRALLRWVEHLGDQNHLHLEIGEQKLTTLADPHSHWKAGDAVSLELVDPLYFNGAGVRIDAKEGKHA; this comes from the coding sequence ATGGCTGAAGTGCGCCTGCACGGTGTGACGAAGCGCTTCGGCGATGTCGCCGCCATCGACAATTTGTCGCTCGACATCGCCGACGGCGAACTCCTCGTGCTGCTGGGCCCGACCGGGGCAGGCAAGACCACCACGTTGCGCATGGTGGCGGGTCTGGAGCGCCCCGACGCCGGCCGCGTCGAGATCGGCGGGCAGGATGTCAGCGTTGAGCCGCCCGCCGTACGCGACGTGGCGTTCGTGTTCCAGCAGTACTCGCTCTACCCGCATCTGACGGTGTTCGACAATCTGGCCTTTCCGCTGCGCTCCCCCGCGCGGCGGCTGCCCGAGGACCAGGTCCGCAAGCGCGTGCAGGAGGTGGCGGCGCTGCTGCATATCGAGAGCAAACTTGCGAACAAGGCGACGCGCCTGTCGGGCGGCGAGATGCAACGGGTGGCGATCGGACGCGCACTGGTGCGAGCGCCGTCCATCTATCTCATGGACGAGCCGTTGTCGTCGCTCGACGCCAAGTTGCGCGCGGAGTTGCGGCTCGAGTTGAAGCGCATCCAGGTCGAACTGGGTGCGACCATCCTCTACGTGACTCACGATCAGATTGAAGCCATGACGATGGCGAGCCGCATCGGCGTGATCGCCGAGGGCCGGCTGGTGCAGATCGGCACTCCCCGTGAAATTTACGAGCAGCCGGGCAATCTGTACGTGGCCACGCAACTCGGCACGCCGCCGATCAACCTGATCCCGGTGGACTTGCTGCCCGCGCCGCAAGCGCCGCGCGAAGCGCGCATGATCGGCGCTCGCACCGAGCAGTTGCGCATCGGCGTCGCCAACGGTTCGGCCAATCGGGCGCTGCTGCGCTGGGTCGAGCATCTGGGCGACCAGAATCATCTGCATCTTGAAATCGGCGAGCAGAAACTGACTACGCTGGCCGATCCGCACTCGCACTGGAAGGCGGGCGATGCCGTATCGCTGGAGCTGGTCGATCCGCTGTATTTCAATGGTGCCGGCGTGCGCATTGACGCCAAAGAGGGGAAACACGCGTGA
- a CDS encoding PTS-dependent dihydroxyacetone kinase phosphotransferase subunit DhaM: MCSGGCHGGQGVNANVGIVIVSHSPDVARGAADMVRQMVGDDVPLAWCGGAPGGGLGTNVEEILAAINRAWSEAGVAVLVDLGGAETNSEMAIELLPGKQQTRVVVCNAPIVEGAVMAATEASAGSSLEEVRRTAEELKPA, encoded by the coding sequence ATGTGCAGTGGTGGATGTCATGGAGGGCAGGGCGTGAATGCAAACGTCGGAATCGTGATCGTGTCGCATTCGCCCGATGTGGCGCGCGGCGCAGCCGATATGGTCAGGCAGATGGTCGGCGACGATGTGCCGCTGGCATGGTGCGGCGGTGCGCCGGGCGGCGGGCTGGGCACCAATGTCGAGGAGATTCTCGCGGCGATCAACCGCGCGTGGTCGGAGGCCGGTGTTGCGGTACTGGTCGATCTTGGCGGCGCGGAAACCAACAGCGAAATGGCCATCGAGCTGTTGCCGGGCAAGCAGCAAACCCGTGTGGTAGTGTGCAACGCCCCGATTGTCGAGGGTGCGGTGATGGCGGCCACCGAAGCCTCTGCCGGATCGTCGCTCGAAGAAGTGCGACGCACCGCCGAAGAACTCAAACCGGCATAA
- the dhaK gene encoding dihydroxyacetone kinase subunit DhaK, which yields MKKLINSVDSILEQSLVGFCAAHADIVMLGGEAKFVRRASLKKGKVGLISGGGSGHEPLHTGFVGRGMLDAACPGQVFTSPTPDQMLAASEAVETGAGVLFIVKNYEGDVMNFDMAREMSGGRVETVITNDDVAVDNSTYTTGRRGVAGTLIVEKMIGAAAEEGRDLGALKVLGEKVNARTRSMGVALTSCTVPAAGKPTFELGEDEMEMGVGIHGEPGRRRVKLKPADAIVQEMVDAILGDLGAAAHGEAILLVNGFGGTPLMELYIMYHAAHGLLAKAGVRVARSLVGNYVTSLEMAGGSVTVTMLDTELKRLWDAPVHTAALRWGV from the coding sequence ATGAAGAAGCTGATCAACAGCGTCGACAGCATCCTCGAGCAGAGCCTGGTCGGGTTCTGCGCAGCGCACGCCGATATCGTCATGCTTGGCGGAGAGGCCAAGTTCGTGCGCCGCGCCAGTCTCAAGAAAGGAAAAGTTGGACTGATTTCCGGCGGCGGGTCCGGTCATGAGCCGCTGCATACCGGTTTTGTCGGACGCGGCATGCTCGATGCCGCCTGTCCGGGACAGGTGTTCACTTCGCCGACGCCGGATCAGATGCTCGCCGCAAGCGAGGCCGTGGAAACCGGCGCGGGCGTGTTGTTCATCGTCAAGAATTACGAGGGCGATGTGATGAACTTCGACATGGCGAGGGAAATGTCCGGGGGCCGCGTGGAAACCGTCATCACCAACGACGACGTCGCCGTGGACAACTCCACCTATACGACCGGCCGGCGCGGGGTGGCCGGAACGTTGATCGTCGAGAAAATGATCGGCGCGGCCGCCGAGGAGGGCCGTGATCTCGGCGCGCTGAAGGTCCTCGGCGAAAAAGTCAATGCGCGGACGCGTTCGATGGGTGTGGCGCTAACCAGTTGCACCGTCCCGGCCGCCGGCAAGCCGACGTTCGAACTCGGCGAGGACGAAATGGAAATGGGCGTCGGCATTCACGGCGAACCCGGCCGTCGCCGGGTGAAACTCAAACCCGCGGACGCGATCGTTCAGGAAATGGTCGACGCCATCCTCGGCGATCTCGGCGCCGCCGCGCACGGGGAAGCGATCCTGCTCGTGAACGGCTTCGGCGGCACGCCGCTGATGGAGTTGTACATCATGTATCACGCCGCACACGGCCTTCTCGCCAAGGCCGGCGTTCGCGTGGCGCGATCGCTGGTCGGGAACTACGTGACCTCTCTCGAAATGGCGGGCGGATCGGTGACCGTGACGATGCTCGACACCGAACTCAAGCGCCTTTGGGATGCCCCGGTGCATACTGCCGCACTACGCTGGGGAGTTTGA
- a CDS encoding HPr family phosphocarrier protein, with amino-acid sequence MTQSAKGVVRVLHEVGLHARPSVRLTQLAKSFSSRIEFGPSDQGPWTDVKSIVKVMKTKTPKDALLHFRAEGTDAQAAVSALIALVERDFETES; translated from the coding sequence ATGACGCAGAGTGCAAAAGGGGTGGTGCGCGTGCTGCACGAAGTCGGGCTGCATGCGCGGCCATCGGTCAGGCTCACGCAGTTGGCGAAAAGCTTCAGTTCCAGGATCGAGTTCGGACCGTCGGACCAAGGACCGTGGACGGACGTGAAGAGCATCGTCAAGGTAATGAAGACCAAAACGCCCAAGGACGCACTCCTGCATTTCCGCGCGGAAGGCACGGATGCACAAGCCGCGGTGAGCGCGCTGATCGCGCTGGTCGAGCGCGATTTCGAAACCGAATCCTGA
- the dhaL gene encoding dihydroxyacetone kinase subunit L, with the protein MDPDLQRRLIKTVAERVILHTDELVALDQAIGDGDHGLNMKRGFEAVLVDLDKFSAMPLDESLKGVGMALVMKVGGASGPLYGSLFIALGKSLPVQADRAGLAQAFAAAVDAVKARGKSDVGQKTMIDVLVPVLSILQETGGDLPARLCSAAQEAATATIPVRAQRGRASFLGERSIGHMDPGARSAALMVCAVVDVMEGRA; encoded by the coding sequence ATTGACCCGGATCTGCAGAGACGATTGATCAAGACGGTGGCCGAGCGGGTCATCCTGCACACCGACGAACTGGTGGCGCTCGATCAGGCCATCGGCGACGGCGATCATGGGTTGAACATGAAGCGCGGGTTTGAAGCGGTACTCGTCGACCTCGACAAGTTTTCCGCCATGCCGTTGGACGAATCGCTCAAGGGCGTGGGCATGGCGCTGGTGATGAAAGTGGGAGGCGCGTCGGGCCCGTTGTACGGCTCGCTGTTCATTGCGCTGGGCAAATCGTTGCCTGTGCAAGCGGACCGCGCCGGTCTGGCGCAGGCGTTCGCCGCGGCCGTGGACGCGGTGAAGGCGCGCGGCAAGTCGGACGTTGGCCAGAAGACGATGATCGATGTGCTGGTTCCGGTACTGTCGATCCTGCAGGAGACGGGAGGCGATCTCCCGGCGCGTCTGTGCTCGGCTGCGCAGGAAGCGGCGACCGCAACGATCCCGGTGCGCGCACAGCGCGGACGGGCTTCGTTTCTGGGCGAACGTAGCATCGGTCACATGGACCCGGGCGCGCGTTCTGCGGCGCTGATGGTATGTGCAGTGGTGGATGTCATGGAGGGCAGGGCGTGA
- the ptsP gene encoding phosphoenolpyruvate--protein phosphotransferase produces the protein MGTAMVLLTGTPVAPGLAVGPLVRLAGVTQVARSRGSLAEERDALAVAIAAAQEELVALVARTGNADEEGIVAFQIALLEDEELTNPAYAAIDAGEAADAAWRAAMDLQIEDYRSSDSEYFRARTADLRDLCERVLSRLAGKLVEAIPRGAIVVADDLAPSRFLATDWSNGGLVLHRAGATSHVAILARARGVPMLVGVDSAKLAGHSQALLDAQNGLLILDPDPTTRQAFDRQRTTYALQQVADARYLEKEARTGSGERVRVMINVAGPDDVETLNPAHVDGIGLVRTEFLFHGRDRLPDEEEQYRVYRRLVEWAAGKPVTIRTLDAGGDKPIPGLTRERESNPFLGVRGVRLSLRHPQVLSVQLRALARAAVGANLKVMIPMITLPEELERCRAMLAQAVAELISEGTPAATPPLGMMVEVPAAALAVEEFEAAFYSIGSNDLIQYLSAASRDEPELTSVALPGTGFLRVIRAICEHGNREGREVSLCGDLASDPRHLPALLDCGLRTLSVAPAALAAVKAAIAKC, from the coding sequence ATGGGGACGGCAATGGTCTTGCTGACGGGTACGCCGGTGGCACCGGGTCTGGCGGTCGGACCGTTGGTCCGGTTGGCCGGGGTCACGCAAGTGGCGCGCTCGCGCGGGTCCCTTGCCGAGGAACGGGACGCTCTGGCTGTGGCGATCGCGGCCGCGCAGGAAGAATTGGTCGCACTCGTCGCCAGGACCGGCAACGCGGACGAGGAGGGCATCGTCGCGTTTCAGATCGCGCTGCTGGAGGACGAGGAACTCACCAATCCGGCCTATGCGGCGATCGACGCGGGCGAAGCCGCGGATGCGGCCTGGCGCGCGGCCATGGATCTGCAGATCGAGGATTACCGGTCTTCCGACAGCGAGTATTTCCGCGCCCGCACCGCGGATTTGCGCGATCTGTGCGAACGCGTGCTGAGCCGACTGGCCGGCAAACTCGTCGAAGCCATTCCGCGGGGCGCGATCGTGGTGGCGGACGACCTGGCGCCGTCGCGCTTTCTGGCAACGGACTGGAGCAATGGCGGACTGGTATTGCATCGGGCCGGCGCTACCAGCCACGTCGCCATCCTGGCGCGCGCGCGCGGCGTACCGATGCTGGTGGGGGTGGACTCGGCGAAGCTCGCCGGCCATTCGCAGGCCCTGCTCGATGCGCAGAACGGACTGCTGATTCTCGACCCGGATCCGACTACGCGCCAGGCTTTCGATCGCCAGCGCACGACATATGCATTGCAACAGGTTGCCGATGCCCGGTATCTCGAGAAGGAAGCCCGCACCGGTTCCGGCGAGCGGGTGCGCGTCATGATCAACGTCGCGGGACCCGATGACGTCGAGACTCTGAATCCCGCCCATGTGGACGGCATCGGCCTGGTGCGCACCGAATTCCTGTTTCACGGCCGCGACCGCCTGCCGGACGAGGAGGAACAGTACCGCGTCTATCGCCGCCTCGTGGAATGGGCGGCCGGCAAGCCGGTCACCATCCGCACGCTGGACGCGGGCGGCGACAAACCGATTCCGGGCCTGACGCGCGAGCGCGAATCCAATCCTTTCCTGGGTGTGCGCGGCGTACGCCTGTCTCTGCGCCATCCGCAGGTGTTGAGCGTGCAGTTGCGGGCACTGGCGCGTGCGGCGGTCGGCGCAAACCTGAAAGTGATGATCCCGATGATCACGCTGCCGGAGGAACTCGAGCGCTGCCGCGCAATGCTGGCCCAGGCAGTGGCGGAATTGATTTCGGAAGGCACGCCGGCCGCGACCCCGCCGCTGGGAATGATGGTCGAGGTGCCGGCGGCCGCGCTCGCCGTCGAAGAATTCGAAGCGGCCTTTTACTCCATCGGCAGCAACGACCTGATCCAGTATCTGTCCGCGGCGAGTCGCGATGAACCCGAACTGACCTCGGTGGCGCTGCCCGGCACCGGATTTCTGCGCGTGATTCGTGCCATCTGCGAACATGGAAACCGGGAAGGGCGGGAAGTGAGCCTGTGCGGCGACCTGGCAAGCGATCCGCGGCACCTACCGGCGCTGCTGGATTGCGGGCTGCGCACGCTGTCGGTGGCGCCCGCGGCGTTGGCCGCCGTCAAGGCGGCCATCGCAAAGTGCTGA